In one Myxocyprinus asiaticus isolate MX2 ecotype Aquarium Trade chromosome 29, UBuf_Myxa_2, whole genome shotgun sequence genomic region, the following are encoded:
- the LOC127420042 gene encoding histo-blood group ABO system transferase 2-like isoform X1 yields the protein MKLDRIFIFFILLLLGILFYWVCYLGYNQESYRKQQTQTTDPSIVKNILMSEEKHKNLGLQSSPGFLYSQPSLLVGSRTDVVSVTPWLAPIVWEGTFDSSLIDSMYKKKNITIATTVFALGKYTRFLKEFLESAEQHYFVGYRVRYYLFTDRPEEVPEIKLGEEHYLTILKVPSMDRWQDISMGRMEILEKLTKSELASEADYIFCLDVDAKFYGPWGVETLGRLVAVIHPWFYGYPRDQFTYERRPESQAFIPAGEGDYYYTAAAFGGTFKEVHELTKYCREQQSIDASKATEAIWHDESHLNKYLLYNKPSKLLSPEYLWRDISMRTSQVKVIRLSHVAKNNEEVRQNA from the exons GGTGTGTTACCTGGGCTACAACCAAGAGAG ttacagaaaacaacaaacacagaCAACGGATCCAAGCattgtcaagaacatattgat GTCAGAGGAGAAGCATAAGAACTTGGGATTGCAATCATCGCCAGG GTTTTTGTACAGTCAGCCCAGTCTCCTGGTGGG CAGTCGTACagatgttgtttctgtgacaccATGGTTGGCTCCAATTGTTTGGGAAGGGACCTTTGATTCCAGTCTAATAGACtctatgtacaaaaaaaaaaacatcaccatAGCGACCACAGTCTTCGCTTTGGGAAA ATACACACGTTTTCTTAAAGAATTTCTGGAGTCAGCAGAGCAACATTATTTTGTCGGATATCGAGTGCGTTATTACCTGTTTACAGATCGACCAGAAGAGGTTCCTGAAATAAAGTTGGGTGAAGAACATTATCTTACGATACTGAAGGTCCCGAGTATGGACAGATGGCAAGACATCAGTATGGGCAGgatggaaatattggaaaaactAACCAAGAGTGAACTGGCCAGCGAGGCAGACTACATTTTCTGCCTTGATGTGGACGCAAAGTTCTATGGCCCCTGGGGTGTGGAGACTTTAGGTCGTCTAGTAGCTGTGATACACCCTTGGTTCTATGGTTACCCACGGGACCAATTCACATATGAACGTAGGCCAGAGTCACAAGCATTCATTCCAGCTGGGGAAGGGGATTATTATTACACTGCTGCTGCGTTTGGTGGCACTTTCAAAGAAGTACATGAACTCACCAAATACTGCCGCGAACAGCAGAGCATTGATGCATCTAAGGCCACTGAGGCAATATGGCACGATGAGTCTCACTTGAATAAGTACTTACTTTATAATAAACCTAGTAAGTTGCTCTCACCTGAATATCTGTGGCGGGACATCAGTATGAGGACCAGCCAAGTGAAAGTCATTCGCTTATCTCATGTAGCTAAAAATAATGAGGAGGTTCGCCAAAATGCATAG
- the LOC127420042 gene encoding histo-blood group ABO system transferase 2-like isoform X2, whose protein sequence is MKLDRIFIFFILLLLGILFYWVCYLGYNQESYRKQQTQTTDPSIVKNILMSEEKHKNLGLQSSPGFLYSQPSLLVGRTDVVSVTPWLAPIVWEGTFDSSLIDSMYKKKNITIATTVFALGKYTRFLKEFLESAEQHYFVGYRVRYYLFTDRPEEVPEIKLGEEHYLTILKVPSMDRWQDISMGRMEILEKLTKSELASEADYIFCLDVDAKFYGPWGVETLGRLVAVIHPWFYGYPRDQFTYERRPESQAFIPAGEGDYYYTAAAFGGTFKEVHELTKYCREQQSIDASKATEAIWHDESHLNKYLLYNKPSKLLSPEYLWRDISMRTSQVKVIRLSHVAKNNEEVRQNA, encoded by the exons GGTGTGTTACCTGGGCTACAACCAAGAGAG ttacagaaaacaacaaacacagaCAACGGATCCAAGCattgtcaagaacatattgat GTCAGAGGAGAAGCATAAGAACTTGGGATTGCAATCATCGCCAGG GTTTTTGTACAGTCAGCCCAGTCTCCTGGTGGG TCGTACagatgttgtttctgtgacaccATGGTTGGCTCCAATTGTTTGGGAAGGGACCTTTGATTCCAGTCTAATAGACtctatgtacaaaaaaaaaaacatcaccatAGCGACCACAGTCTTCGCTTTGGGAAA ATACACACGTTTTCTTAAAGAATTTCTGGAGTCAGCAGAGCAACATTATTTTGTCGGATATCGAGTGCGTTATTACCTGTTTACAGATCGACCAGAAGAGGTTCCTGAAATAAAGTTGGGTGAAGAACATTATCTTACGATACTGAAGGTCCCGAGTATGGACAGATGGCAAGACATCAGTATGGGCAGgatggaaatattggaaaaactAACCAAGAGTGAACTGGCCAGCGAGGCAGACTACATTTTCTGCCTTGATGTGGACGCAAAGTTCTATGGCCCCTGGGGTGTGGAGACTTTAGGTCGTCTAGTAGCTGTGATACACCCTTGGTTCTATGGTTACCCACGGGACCAATTCACATATGAACGTAGGCCAGAGTCACAAGCATTCATTCCAGCTGGGGAAGGGGATTATTATTACACTGCTGCTGCGTTTGGTGGCACTTTCAAAGAAGTACATGAACTCACCAAATACTGCCGCGAACAGCAGAGCATTGATGCATCTAAGGCCACTGAGGCAATATGGCACGATGAGTCTCACTTGAATAAGTACTTACTTTATAATAAACCTAGTAAGTTGCTCTCACCTGAATATCTGTGGCGGGACATCAGTATGAGGACCAGCCAAGTGAAAGTCATTCGCTTATCTCATGTAGCTAAAAATAATGAGGAGGTTCGCCAAAATGCATAG